Proteins found in one Erythrobacter sp. 3-20A1M genomic segment:
- a CDS encoding HAD-IIB family hydrolase — MHIVSLALGGCLKGEPVRYGITEDTGGHITYILGEMSALARRADVDLAEIVTRRFDAPELGGIHASGEEWLGPNLVVRRIDSGNPRYLAKEALGADRAAFTRAFIADLRGRERLPDLIHAHFADAADVAIQVEKELGIPFVYTAHSLGMDKLKATGEPSSALQGRIVEEDRAIAAARAVIGSSCDECERQLTVYPGARVGRIHRLIPGIDRPSPSDEVSAALDLVSRQLRDLAKPMVLAIARPVRKKNLVRLVEAFGRSPYLRENCNLVILAGLRSHLRCGEPEQAGVLGDIVNAVDAHDLYGSVAYPKTHTRQQVEQLYRLAARTGGVFVNPALTEPYGLTLVEAASHGLPVVATRNGGPQDILAELDHGILVDPRSTEDIGAAIERLVSDHALWARYSHNGRTNSLAMNWDAYAARFVDLARDVLRRGEPRRSRVRTRLVVSDLDNTLTGCGEGAGRFSRFLHRRSDFGFVVATGRSIVEARRLVRDWALPRPDAWITSVGTEIYFERADGDLVRDESFSREIEAGWEPAAISSALRDIEGLAPQAMHEQRDFKRSYYAAGADLVQKVRARLDEVGLSARVVFSHERLLDILPARAGKAAAMHHVANRLSIDPLQVFAAGDSGNDADMLTACANAILVGNYAPEIAELADRANVYLARRRHGGGALEGVLMQYRARRRGERERESAREVA; from the coding sequence TTGCACATCGTATCGCTGGCATTGGGCGGTTGCCTCAAAGGGGAGCCGGTTCGTTACGGAATTACCGAAGATACCGGGGGCCATATCACCTATATTCTGGGCGAGATGTCGGCTCTTGCCCGCCGCGCGGACGTGGATTTGGCCGAGATCGTCACGCGAAGGTTCGATGCACCCGAACTCGGCGGCATACATGCGAGCGGCGAGGAATGGCTGGGGCCCAATCTGGTCGTCCGGCGGATCGACAGCGGCAACCCGCGCTATCTCGCGAAGGAAGCGCTGGGCGCGGATCGGGCCGCCTTTACCCGCGCTTTCATAGCCGACCTGCGCGGGCGCGAGCGGCTGCCCGATCTGATCCACGCCCATTTCGCCGACGCCGCCGATGTCGCGATACAGGTGGAGAAGGAACTGGGCATCCCCTTCGTCTATACGGCGCACTCGCTCGGCATGGACAAGCTCAAGGCCACCGGTGAGCCGTCGTCCGCCCTGCAGGGCCGGATCGTGGAGGAGGACCGCGCGATCGCGGCGGCGAGGGCGGTCATCGGATCGTCGTGCGACGAATGCGAGCGGCAGCTGACGGTCTATCCCGGTGCGCGCGTGGGCCGGATTCACCGGCTGATCCCCGGCATCGATCGACCGAGCCCGAGCGATGAGGTATCCGCCGCGCTCGATCTCGTATCCCGGCAATTGCGCGATTTGGCCAAACCGATGGTGCTGGCGATCGCCCGGCCGGTGCGCAAGAAGAACCTGGTCCGGCTGGTGGAGGCTTTCGGGCGGTCGCCGTATCTGCGCGAGAATTGCAACCTCGTGATCCTGGCCGGGCTCAGGTCGCACTTGCGCTGTGGCGAACCGGAACAGGCAGGCGTGCTGGGCGACATCGTCAACGCGGTCGACGCGCACGACCTTTACGGCAGCGTAGCCTACCCGAAAACGCATACCCGCCAGCAGGTGGAGCAATTGTACCGGCTCGCCGCCCGGACCGGGGGCGTGTTCGTCAATCCTGCCCTGACCGAGCCTTACGGCCTGACGCTGGTCGAGGCGGCGTCGCACGGCCTGCCTGTGGTGGCGACGCGGAACGGCGGACCGCAGGACATACTCGCCGAACTCGATCACGGCATTCTGGTCGATCCGCGCTCGACGGAGGACATCGGTGCCGCGATCGAGCGACTGGTTTCGGACCACGCGCTGTGGGCGCGTTATTCGCACAACGGTCGCACCAATTCGCTGGCGATGAACTGGGATGCTTATGCCGCGCGGTTCGTGGACCTCGCCCGTGACGTCCTGCGCCGGGGTGAACCGCGCAGATCGCGGGTGCGGACACGGCTGGTGGTGAGCGATCTCGACAATACGCTGACGGGCTGCGGCGAGGGGGCGGGGCGCTTCTCACGCTTTCTCCATCGGCGCAGCGATTTCGGTTTCGTCGTCGCGACCGGGCGGTCGATCGTCGAAGCGCGGCGACTGGTGCGGGACTGGGCGCTTCCCCGCCCGGACGCGTGGATTACCTCGGTCGGGACCGAGATATATTTCGAGCGAGCCGACGGCGATCTCGTGCGCGACGAAAGCTTCTCGCGCGAGATAGAGGCGGGCTGGGAACCGGCGGCGATCAGCTCCGCGCTGCGGGATATCGAGGGTCTTGCCCCCCAGGCCATGCACGAACAACGCGATTTCAAGCGCAGCTATTACGCCGCGGGTGCGGACCTGGTGCAGAAGGTTCGCGCCCGGCTCGACGAGGTCGGCCTATCGGCCCGTGTGGTCTTCAGCCACGAGCGGCTGCTGGATATATTGCCCGCGCGCGCTGGAAAGGCGGCGGCGATGCACCATGTCGCCAATCGCCTTTCCATCGACCCGCTGCAGGTCTTCGCAGCCGGGGATAGCGGCAACGACGCCGACATGCTGACGGCTTGCGCGAACGCGATCCTGGTCGGCAATTACGCCCCCGAAATCGCCGAGCTGGCGGACCGGGCCAATGTCTATCTCGCACGCCGTCGGCATGGTGGTGGCGCACTGGAAGGCGTGCTGATGCAATATCGCGCGAGAAGGCGTGGCGAGCGCGAACGCGAAAGCGCGAGGGAAGTGGCATGA
- a CDS encoding glycosyltransferase family 2 protein, translated as MTISVCTLAHGRAAHLRNLVQGLSRSRRAPCELVVAVMQGQAYDLPPTDFPVRQIMLGEGGICLAEARNAAAREARGELLVFLDVDCIPDPELVADYAAAAELREGVLMGEVGYLPKGATDGGIDFERFQRVAVKHSERAGPPIAQLGECRDYRCFWSLNFALCAATFAQEGGFDPRYVGYGGEDTDFGRTLSSRGIPIWWARGAKAYHQYHPHHMPPVHHLDSVLANAAVFADKWGEPTMQHWLRAFRLMGLIEPDGRGGWVKLREPSAHHLALTRQQEDQPYASSALVLGQLEDQASRGSDTRRAPSMAAV; from the coding sequence GTGACGATATCGGTTTGTACCCTGGCCCATGGACGGGCGGCGCATCTGCGCAATCTCGTGCAGGGGCTTTCGCGGTCGCGGCGCGCGCCGTGCGAACTGGTCGTCGCGGTCATGCAGGGCCAAGCCTACGACCTCCCGCCGACCGATTTTCCGGTGCGGCAGATCATGCTGGGCGAAGGCGGCATCTGCCTGGCCGAAGCGCGCAATGCGGCGGCGCGAGAGGCACGGGGCGAATTGCTCGTCTTCCTCGATGTGGATTGCATCCCCGATCCCGAACTGGTGGCGGACTATGCCGCGGCGGCGGAACTGCGCGAGGGCGTGCTGATGGGGGAAGTCGGCTATCTGCCCAAGGGTGCCACCGACGGCGGGATCGACTTCGAGCGGTTCCAGCGGGTGGCGGTGAAGCATTCCGAAAGGGCCGGCCCGCCGATCGCTCAGCTGGGCGAATGCCGGGATTACCGCTGTTTCTGGTCGCTTAATTTCGCGCTGTGCGCCGCTACGTTTGCGCAAGAGGGAGGGTTCGATCCGCGCTATGTCGGGTACGGGGGGGAGGACACCGATTTCGGGCGCACGCTATCGTCGCGCGGGATACCGATATGGTGGGCGCGCGGGGCCAAGGCCTATCACCAGTATCACCCCCATCACATGCCGCCGGTTCACCATCTCGACAGCGTGCTCGCCAATGCGGCGGTCTTTGCGGACAAATGGGGCGAACCGACGATGCAGCACTGGCTGCGCGCATTTCGCTTGATGGGCCTGATCGAGCCGGATGGGCGGGGCGGCTGGGTCAAGCTGCGCGAGCCGAGCGCGCATCATCTGGCGCTCACCCGGCAGCAGGAGGATCAACCCTATGCGAGCAGCGCGTTGGTCCTCGGCCAGTTGGAGGACCAGGCCAGCCGGGGCAGCGATACGCGCCGCGCCCCCTCGATGGCGGCGGTGTAA
- a CDS encoding glycosyltransferase yields MKIAVLAHIRNAIAEPFNGGMEAHCHLLCRGLRDAGHEVVLFGARGSQDEGLFEICAAPYDRVLPWARYRGTSELAAYQRTAFERALLAIMAGEFDVVHNNSLFPDIMTWCTNAGIACVTSQHVPPFGAMFDTVQKVVRYPNTRITVTSDHQRALWESRGCAGLHVVSNGVDVDHWQPGPAREDHFIWVGRIVPNKGLAEAVAAARIAGAKLRIFGPIEDAGYFADRVQPFLSDGIEYHGHGSMQDLRAEVGRAQGALVTPLWDEPFGLVAAEALACGTPVAGFDRGALGEVVGDCGVLVASGDTAALAHAMTQLQSIDRDACRQRVLERFSIAAMIAGYEECYTAAIEGARRVSLPRLAWSSNWPRTNALLA; encoded by the coding sequence GTGAAGATCGCCGTCCTAGCTCATATTCGTAATGCCATCGCCGAGCCGTTCAATGGGGGGATGGAGGCGCATTGTCACCTGCTGTGTCGCGGCCTGCGCGATGCAGGCCACGAGGTTGTGCTGTTCGGCGCGCGCGGATCGCAGGACGAGGGGCTGTTCGAGATCTGCGCCGCTCCCTACGACCGGGTCCTCCCCTGGGCACGCTATCGCGGAACGAGCGAGCTGGCCGCGTATCAGCGCACCGCGTTCGAGCGTGCGCTGCTCGCCATCATGGCGGGCGAGTTCGACGTGGTGCACAACAACTCGCTGTTTCCCGACATCATGACCTGGTGCACCAATGCCGGGATCGCCTGCGTCACGTCGCAGCATGTCCCCCCCTTCGGCGCGATGTTCGATACCGTGCAGAAAGTGGTGCGCTACCCCAATACCCGGATCACCGTAACGTCCGATCACCAGCGCGCCCTGTGGGAATCGCGCGGGTGTGCGGGCCTGCACGTCGTCTCGAACGGGGTGGACGTCGACCACTGGCAGCCCGGCCCGGCGCGCGAGGATCACTTTATCTGGGTGGGACGCATCGTGCCCAACAAGGGGCTTGCGGAAGCGGTGGCGGCGGCGCGGATCGCCGGGGCGAAGCTGCGCATCTTCGGCCCGATCGAGGATGCCGGTTATTTCGCCGACCGGGTCCAGCCGTTCCTGTCCGACGGAATCGAATATCACGGACACGGTTCGATGCAGGACCTGCGAGCCGAGGTCGGTCGCGCGCAGGGGGCGCTCGTCACCCCGCTCTGGGATGAACCGTTCGGCCTGGTCGCGGCGGAGGCGCTGGCATGCGGCACACCGGTCGCCGGGTTCGACCGGGGTGCGCTGGGCGAGGTAGTGGGGGATTGCGGCGTGCTGGTTGCCAGTGGCGACACAGCAGCATTGGCCCATGCCATGACGCAACTGCAGTCGATCGACCGCGACGCGTGTCGGCAACGGGTGCTCGAGCGATTTTCCATCGCCGCGATGATCGCCGGCTACGAAGAGTGTTACACCGCCGCCATCGAGGGGGCGCGGCGCGTATCGCTGCCCCGGCTGGCCTGGTCCTCCAACTGGCCGAGGACCAACGCGCTGCTCGCATAG
- a CDS encoding Crp/Fnr family transcriptional regulator has translation MSEEEKQQLESLVGDTRQAEDGERIIARGGQCEHSTILIEGFMLRTLETEGRRYAVSFHVPGDFVDLHCFALKRLDHNIDCIGPAKIGRVPHEKITQVMQENAHLARLFWFSTLLDAAMHREWIMKLEQLTAPKRIAHVFAEVWRRLEMVGLGLADGFSTPLRQTDLADMCGATPIHTNRAISELRKHELANFQRGEVRIPDRARLEEYARFTPDYLYGEGELSLRDGM, from the coding sequence ATGTCCGAGGAGGAAAAGCAGCAGCTGGAAAGCCTCGTCGGCGATACGCGGCAGGCGGAAGATGGCGAACGGATCATCGCGCGCGGCGGCCAGTGCGAACACTCTACGATCCTGATAGAAGGCTTCATGCTGCGCACGCTCGAAACCGAGGGGCGTCGCTATGCGGTCAGCTTCCATGTGCCCGGCGATTTCGTGGATTTGCATTGCTTCGCGCTGAAGCGGCTCGATCATAACATCGACTGCATCGGGCCGGCCAAGATCGGGCGGGTGCCGCATGAGAAGATTACGCAGGTGATGCAGGAAAACGCGCATCTGGCGCGGCTATTCTGGTTTTCCACCCTTCTCGATGCGGCGATGCATCGCGAATGGATCATGAAGCTGGAACAGCTCACCGCGCCCAAACGGATCGCGCATGTCTTTGCGGAGGTCTGGCGCAGGCTGGAGATGGTGGGGTTGGGGCTGGCGGACGGCTTCAGCACGCCCCTGCGCCAGACGGACCTCGCCGACATGTGCGGCGCCACGCCGATCCATACCAATCGCGCGATTTCGGAATTGCGCAAGCACGAGCTGGCGAATTTCCAGCGGGGCGAGGTGCGTATTCCGGATCGCGCGCGGCTGGAGGAATATGCGCGCTTCACGCCAGACTACCTCTACGGCGAAGGCGAGCTGTCTCTCAGGGACGGGATGTAG
- a CDS encoding sulfotransferase has product MRSRFVFVAGLHRTGTSLIARAIASHPQVSAIEGSPAPENEGCYLQGAIPHTALDGIPGRFATDPRERHVEGSRYDRLETRERLLADWAPWFDPAKPWWLEKSPVNLTRMRLYQQLFPTCQFVIVLRHPQVMAAALAKWTDTPTDELVRYGVEAYERLYDDLPFLHSALVLRYEDFVRSPDRWMRAFLAFLSLPGKSDRLDVRDGNRDYAVPVALDADLDHRMRRWGYRAGGGVENFLPHIAHPLRQVREEVFAVLEKPDEARDDNPAETGKEQKANIRL; this is encoded by the coding sequence GTGCGCTCGCGCTTCGTCTTCGTCGCCGGGCTTCATCGCACGGGAACGAGCCTGATCGCGCGGGCGATCGCATCCCATCCGCAGGTCAGTGCGATAGAGGGTTCGCCCGCTCCAGAAAACGAAGGCTGCTATCTGCAGGGTGCGATCCCGCACACGGCCTTGGATGGCATTCCCGGTCGCTTCGCCACCGATCCCCGGGAGCGGCACGTGGAGGGCTCGCGCTACGACCGGCTCGAGACGCGTGAGCGCCTGCTCGCGGACTGGGCGCCGTGGTTCGATCCGGCGAAGCCGTGGTGGCTGGAAAAATCGCCGGTCAACCTCACCCGGATGCGGCTGTATCAGCAGCTCTTTCCCACCTGCCAGTTCGTGATCGTCCTGCGTCATCCGCAGGTCATGGCGGCGGCGCTGGCCAAATGGACCGATACGCCGACCGATGAACTCGTGCGCTACGGGGTGGAGGCATACGAACGGCTGTACGACGATCTGCCCTTCCTCCATTCCGCGCTCGTCCTGCGGTACGAGGATTTCGTTCGTAGCCCCGACCGGTGGATGCGCGCTTTCCTCGCCTTTCTGTCGCTGCCGGGCAAATCGGATCGGCTGGATGTCAGGGACGGCAACCGCGATTACGCGGTGCCGGTCGCGCTCGATGCGGACCTCGACCACAGGATGCGCCGCTGGGGTTACCGCGCCGGAGGAGGGGTCGAGAACTTCCTCCCCCACATCGCCCATCCGCTGCGGCAGGTGCGCGAGGAGGTCTTCGCCGTTCTGGAGAAGCCGGACGAAGCGAGGGACGACAATCCGGCGGAAACCGGAAAAGAACAGAAAGCTAACATCCGTCTATAG
- a CDS encoding Crp/Fnr family transcriptional regulator, which translates to MEFPRTGDFLKGRLRDNLSLDDLRYIEDLVETVEQHGDGARILERGAPTERSTILIDGYIFRSIDSEDGRFIVGLHVPGDFVDLHGFALKRLDHNVVTAGPVRVGCVSHDSLRTVMRDRPGVARAMWFATLLDAAIHRKWIQVLEQLDAPQRIAHLYAELQARLALIGRPVTRALRTPFTQFDMADMCGVSAIHANRAVGKLRELGIGEIRRGDLYTDDWDRLKAYAKFDPDYLYGEGPLKVKEDWS; encoded by the coding sequence ATGGAATTTCCGCGAACGGGCGATTTTCTCAAGGGGCGTCTTCGCGACAATCTTAGCCTCGACGACCTTCGCTATATCGAGGATTTGGTCGAGACGGTCGAACAGCATGGGGACGGGGCCCGTATCCTGGAACGCGGTGCGCCGACCGAACGCAGCACCATCCTGATCGACGGCTATATCTTCCGATCGATCGACAGCGAGGACGGTCGCTTCATCGTCGGGCTGCATGTCCCGGGCGATTTCGTCGATCTGCATGGCTTCGCGCTAAAGCGACTGGATCACAACGTGGTGACAGCCGGCCCGGTAAGGGTAGGCTGCGTCAGCCACGACAGTTTGCGCACCGTCATGCGGGACCGGCCCGGTGTGGCGCGCGCCATGTGGTTCGCGACGCTGCTCGACGCGGCGATCCATCGTAAATGGATCCAGGTGCTGGAACAGCTCGACGCGCCGCAGCGGATCGCGCATCTCTATGCGGAGCTTCAGGCGCGCCTCGCGCTGATCGGCCGCCCGGTGACGCGCGCGCTGAGGACCCCGTTCACGCAATTCGACATGGCCGACATGTGCGGGGTCAGCGCGATCCATGCCAATCGCGCGGTGGGCAAATTGCGGGAACTGGGCATCGGGGAAATCCGGCGCGGCGATCTCTATACCGACGACTGGGACCGGCTGAAGGCCTATGCCAAGTTCGATCCCGATTACCTGTACGGCGAAGGTCCGCTGAAGGTGAAAGAGGACTGGAGCTGA
- a CDS encoding dicarboxylate/amino acid:cation symporter has protein sequence MGGWLRRWQAMALWRRVLVGLIAGIAFGLLAPSATAYTAFLGDLFVRLIRMLVVPIVFISIASGVTALADPRRLGAVGGRTVALFAFTTACAVMIGMAMGLLIEPGAGAAIGNGEAYQLGEPVPVYDQLMGIVPVNVVEALVSGDMLAIIFFSIAFGFATVLAGEEGRPVAVLLQSAARILFRLVALVMEFTPYGVFSLIAVAVAQNGVAVFANIGWLALCVVIGVIAQMALVHMPLLALVARRHMGRFYRAAVDALAVAFATASSAATLPVALRIAIDKMHIDRGVASTVLPIGASIGKDGTAMYVGLLSVFSLQALGVTPDLPMLGIVLLTGSLAAFGTAPIPSASLFMLAAVLASVGVSTAQTALVIGFVLPFDRLLDMTRTVASASANLTVTASVARWDRGGTPKTEEG, from the coding sequence ATGGGGGGATGGTTGCGGCGATGGCAGGCGATGGCGCTGTGGCGCCGCGTGCTGGTCGGCCTGATCGCCGGGATCGCCTTCGGCCTGCTCGCTCCCTCGGCGACCGCCTATACCGCCTTTCTCGGCGATCTGTTCGTGCGGCTGATCCGCATGCTGGTGGTGCCGATCGTCTTCATCAGCATCGCGTCGGGCGTCACCGCGCTCGCCGATCCGCGCAGACTGGGCGCGGTCGGCGGCCGCACGGTCGCCCTGTTCGCCTTCACCACCGCCTGCGCGGTCATGATCGGGATGGCCATGGGCCTGCTGATCGAGCCGGGCGCGGGCGCAGCGATCGGTAATGGCGAGGCATACCAATTGGGCGAACCCGTGCCGGTTTACGACCAGCTGATGGGGATCGTGCCGGTCAACGTGGTCGAGGCGCTGGTCTCTGGCGACATGCTCGCGATCATCTTCTTCTCCATCGCCTTCGGTTTCGCCACCGTGCTGGCGGGCGAGGAAGGACGGCCGGTCGCCGTGCTGCTGCAATCGGCCGCACGAATCCTGTTCCGCCTCGTCGCGCTGGTGATGGAATTCACGCCGTACGGGGTCTTCTCCCTGATCGCGGTGGCGGTGGCGCAGAACGGCGTGGCGGTGTTTGCCAATATCGGCTGGCTGGCCCTGTGCGTGGTCATCGGCGTGATCGCGCAGATGGCGCTCGTTCACATGCCCTTGCTCGCCTTGGTCGCCAGGCGGCATATGGGCCGGTTCTACCGCGCCGCGGTGGACGCGCTCGCCGTGGCCTTCGCCACCGCATCCTCAGCGGCGACCTTGCCCGTCGCCCTGCGGATCGCGATCGACAAGATGCACATCGATCGCGGCGTCGCTTCGACCGTGCTTCCGATCGGTGCGAGCATCGGCAAGGACGGGACGGCGATGTATGTCGGGCTGCTCAGCGTCTTCAGCCTTCAGGCGCTGGGCGTGACACCCGATCTCCCCATGCTGGGCATCGTGCTGCTGACCGGATCGCTCGCCGCTTTCGGGACGGCCCCGATACCCTCGGCCTCGCTTTTCATGCTGGCGGCGGTGCTTGCCTCGGTCGGCGTCTCGACCGCACAGACCGCGCTCGTGATCGGCTTCGTCCTGCCGTTCGACCGCCTGCTCGACATGACGCGCACGGTAGCCAGCGCAAGCGCCAACCTGACCGTGACGGCGTCGGTCGCAAGATGGGACAGGGGCGGAACGCCAAAGACCGAAGAGGGTTAG
- the dgcA gene encoding N-acetyl-D-Glu racemase DgcA, which produces MATPPRTLSARHESLPLARPFRISRGVKTAADVVTVAIAQDGAVGRGEGVPYPRYGESVASALAAIEAQRSAIEAGVGREELLDLMPAGAARNSVDCALWDLEAQLAGKSVFAELGLAEPLPPIPTALTVGLDTPDAMGAAARDLADAVLIKVKVDASDPAAQLRAVREAAPHPRLIVDPNESWSMREMEKLQDLMVELRVDLLEQPLPAGEDRGLDGFRSRIPIAADESIHTAADLDGLPSGYAVANVKLDKSGGLTAALELAHGARERGLGLMTGCMVSSSLSIAPALALAADSAFVDLDGPLWLAEDRPDGVSLADGMLRAPRAGFWGASG; this is translated from the coding sequence ATGGCGACACCGCCGCGCACCCTTTCCGCTCGCCACGAGAGCCTCCCGCTCGCCCGGCCATTCCGCATCTCGCGCGGGGTCAAAACCGCGGCGGACGTGGTGACGGTCGCCATCGCGCAGGACGGTGCCGTGGGGCGCGGCGAGGGCGTGCCCTATCCGCGTTACGGCGAAAGCGTGGCGAGCGCGCTCGCGGCGATCGAAGCGCAGCGTTCTGCGATCGAGGCCGGGGTCGGTCGGGAGGAGCTGCTGGACCTCATGCCCGCCGGCGCCGCGCGCAATTCGGTGGACTGCGCGCTCTGGGATCTCGAAGCGCAGTTGGCGGGAAAGAGCGTTTTCGCGGAGCTCGGCCTCGCCGAACCGCTCCCACCGATCCCCACCGCCCTCACGGTCGGCCTCGACACGCCCGACGCGATGGGCGCGGCAGCGCGCGATCTGGCCGATGCGGTGCTGATAAAGGTCAAGGTCGATGCCAGCGATCCCGCCGCACAATTGCGCGCCGTGCGCGAAGCGGCCCCGCATCCGCGCCTGATCGTCGATCCCAACGAAAGCTGGTCGATGCGGGAGATGGAGAAATTGCAGGACCTGATGGTCGAATTGCGTGTCGACCTGCTCGAACAACCGCTTCCTGCGGGAGAGGACAGGGGTCTCGATGGTTTCCGCTCGCGCATTCCGATCGCCGCCGACGAATCAATCCACACCGCTGCCGATCTCGACGGTTTGCCGAGCGGGTACGCCGTCGCCAATGTGAAGCTCGACAAGTCGGGCGGGCTCACCGCGGCGCTGGAGCTGGCGCACGGAGCGCGCGAACGCGGGCTCGGCCTCATGACCGGGTGCATGGTCAGCTCGTCGCTCTCGATCGCCCCTGCCCTGGCGCTGGCTGCGGATAGCGCGTTCGTCGATCTGGACGGCCCGCTCTGGCTGGCCGAAGATCGCCCGGACGGTGTCTCGCTGGCAGACGGCATGCTGCGTGCGCCTCGTGCCGGATTCTGGGGCGCGTCAGGGTAG
- the dgcN gene encoding N-acetyltransferase DgcN — translation MIATPYLLYLGNATDPYAIKTARGLAIFRPESCVGEFRTDRCTLTLDLPRMGFAEAAAAGARTMVLGMVNAGGTLDRDIVEDAIAAMEAGLDIASGLHRRLKDEPRLVEAAERTGRQLHDVRHPPADLVVGSGEPRVGNRLLTVGTDCSSGKMYTTLALQRGMEARGVACDFRATGQTGILVAGAGVPLDAVVADFISGAIEQLAPARHDDGWDLIEGQGSLFHPSFAGVSTGLLHGAQPAALVMCHDPTRRVMRGLTRRAPPALGECIAANLATARLTSPDVRMIGIALNTSSLDANEALALCLRLQDEHDLPCIDPHRMGVEPILDALLGPMEGAERA, via the coding sequence ATGATCGCGACACCCTATCTTCTGTATCTCGGCAATGCGACCGATCCCTACGCCATCAAGACCGCGCGCGGCCTGGCGATCTTCCGACCGGAAAGCTGCGTCGGCGAATTCCGTACCGATCGCTGCACGTTGACGCTCGACCTGCCGCGCATGGGCTTCGCAGAAGCCGCAGCGGCCGGTGCGCGGACCATGGTGCTTGGCATGGTCAATGCGGGGGGCACGCTCGACCGGGATATAGTCGAGGATGCGATCGCGGCGATGGAGGCCGGCCTCGACATCGCATCCGGCCTGCACCGGCGATTGAAGGACGAGCCGCGACTGGTGGAGGCGGCGGAGCGCACCGGACGCCAGCTCCACGACGTGCGCCACCCGCCTGCGGACCTCGTGGTGGGATCGGGCGAGCCGAGGGTGGGCAACCGGCTGCTGACGGTCGGCACCGATTGCTCGTCCGGCAAGATGTACACGACCCTGGCGCTGCAACGCGGGATGGAGGCGCGCGGCGTCGCCTGCGATTTTCGTGCGACCGGGCAGACGGGTATACTGGTGGCGGGCGCGGGCGTCCCGCTGGACGCCGTGGTGGCGGACTTCATCTCGGGCGCGATCGAACAACTTGCACCTGCCCGGCACGACGATGGCTGGGATCTGATCGAGGGCCAGGGATCGCTGTTCCATCCTTCCTTCGCAGGGGTTTCGACGGGGTTGCTGCACGGTGCCCAACCGGCCGCATTGGTGATGTGCCACGATCCCACGCGGCGGGTGATGCGCGGGCTGACCCGCCGCGCCCCGCCCGCTCTCGGCGAATGTATCGCGGCCAACCTGGCGACCGCGCGGCTGACCAGCCCCGACGTGCGAATGATCGGCATCGCGCTCAACACCTCCAGCCTCGATGCCAACGAAGCGCTGGCGCTGTGCCTGCGCTTGCAGGACGAACACGACCTGCCGTGCATCGATCCGCATCGCATGGGCGTGGAGCCGATCCTCGACGCGCTGCTCGGGCCGATGGAAGGGGCCGAGCGGGCCTGA
- a CDS encoding LysR family transcriptional regulator produces MNLRQIEVFHAVFLHGTVSAAARALNVSQPSVTKVLRHAEKSLGLDLFERTKGRLIPTEDARTLFGEVSDIQDRVRSLRQACQNLRQGEGSLLRISALPSLGLGALPEAVAQFTAKRGEIRFDLQTLHHDEIVRKLYERETDIAISFEVPPAAPVAHQVIGEGELVVLFRPEDLPDAPSRLHLADLVGRDFISPIQNGPIGESLRSELERLDVTLTESASSRTYYIAAALVRAGLGMAIVDNFTAESSLAAGLASRPLQPALTFNINAVYLQTRPPSRAGADFLDLLADVIDAV; encoded by the coding sequence ATGAATCTGCGCCAGATCGAAGTCTTCCACGCCGTGTTTCTTCACGGCACGGTCAGCGCCGCGGCGCGCGCGCTCAACGTCTCGCAGCCCAGCGTAACCAAGGTGCTGCGGCACGCGGAAAAGTCGCTCGGGCTGGACCTGTTCGAGCGCACCAAGGGCCGGTTGATCCCCACCGAGGATGCCCGCACCCTGTTCGGCGAGGTATCGGATATCCAGGACCGCGTGCGCTCGCTGCGCCAGGCCTGCCAGAACCTGCGCCAGGGCGAAGGCAGCCTGCTGCGCATTTCCGCCCTACCCTCGCTCGGCCTCGGCGCGCTGCCCGAAGCGGTAGCGCAGTTCACGGCGAAGCGCGGCGAAATCCGCTTCGACCTCCAGACGCTCCATCACGACGAGATCGTGCGCAAACTCTACGAGCGCGAGACCGATATCGCGATCAGTTTCGAGGTTCCCCCGGCCGCCCCGGTCGCCCACCAGGTGATTGGGGAGGGCGAGCTGGTGGTGCTGTTCCGGCCCGAGGACCTGCCCGATGCCCCATCGCGCCTGCACCTCGCCGATCTGGTGGGCCGGGATTTCATCAGCCCGATCCAGAACGGCCCGATCGGGGAATCGCTACGCAGCGAGCTCGAACGGCTCGACGTGACCCTGACCGAGAGTGCCTCCTCCCGGACCTATTACATCGCGGCGGCGCTGGTGCGGGCGGGCCTCGGCATGGCGATCGTGGACAATTTCACGGCTGAATCGTCGCTCGCAGCGGGGCTTGCCAGCCGCCCCCTGCAACCCGCGCTCACCTTCAACATCAATGCGGTCTATCTGCAAACCCGACCTCCGTCGCGCGCGGGCGCGGACTTCCTCGATCTGCTCGCGGACGTGATCGACGCGGTATAG